A stretch of Fusarium fujikuroi IMI 58289 draft genome, chromosome FFUJ_chr10 DNA encodes these proteins:
- a CDS encoding related to transporter protein HOL1 encodes MDTKSDVNHVESVSKDSLDVIQVTKSKIEISGTVKLVEGKTIYIPTPTADPQDPLNMKMWQKALVLIVISLFSTIGLALVSGFGGLLGFYIPGYAAVGKGYADITHLMTYPTLFMGIGNLIGMPLGIAVGRRIVLLAATIIMILSAGLCAGATTYEWHLAGRIILGLSAGQSEALVPMITQEIFFLHERSTCMMIQQTIQTILTAIFVIFAGPIAEAITPEWWYGLGAILSGVSLVLAFFFVPETKYYRPKAAYQAGGSSDDENVVEVCTVRPELDYVNFAPRTFRSDMRLWVGKPEWNKIVEIFTQTFSLMLFPNVLWALCLNGLTLGVNIAIGTTYGSIVTAPPYNWPQSSASYVNAGQIVTSLVALPCFGFGSDKLIKWFANRRNGIHEPEIRLIPLAFPIVVGVFTAVLYGLGATYPEKYHWFTYVWAVAAYYFTFVGANIVAITYLLDSYPQRAGPLLVIICAVRGIMSFGVSYGITPFIEQNGYDGAFGVFGGLTGAFGVLGIFVFIFGKKIRKITGRYCVDKDKAE; translated from the exons ATGGATACCAAGTCCGATGTCAATCATGTCGAGAGCGTCTCGAAAGATTCTCTCGACGTGATCCAAGTCACAAAGTCGAAGATTGAGATCAGCGGAACTGTCAAACTGGTGGAAGGAAAGACCATCTACATCCCAACACCGACCGCAGATCCTCAGG ATCCCTTGAACATGAAGATGTGGCAAAAGGCCCTCGTTCTCATTGTCATCTCCCTAT TCTCGACAATCGGTCTGGCATTGGTCTCAGGATTCGGAGGTCTCCTGGGCTTCTACATCCCTGGCTATGCCGCCGTTGGCAAGGGCTACGCCGATATTACTCACCTCATGACTTATCCCACCCTCTTTATGGGTATCGGTAACCTCATCGGCATGCCTCTCGGTATCGCCGTCGGCCGGCGAATCGTTCTCCTCGCCGCGACAATCATCATGATCCTCAGCGCAGGTCTCTGTGCAGGAGCAACCACTTATGAGTGGCACCTTGCTGGACGCATCATCCTTGGACTCTCGGCTGGTCAGAGTGAAGCTCTTGTTCCCATGATCACACAG GaaatcttcttccttcatgaGAGAAGTACTTGCATGATGATCCAACAGACTATTCAGACCATCCTGACTGCTATCTTTGTCATCTTTGCCGGGCCCATCGCCGAAGCCATCACACCCGAATGGTGGTATGGTCTTGGTGCTATCCTCTCCGGTGTCTCCCTCGtcctcgccttcttcttcgttccCGAGACCAAGTACTACCGTCCCAAGGCTGCCTACCAAGCTGGCGGTAGctccgatgatgagaacGTTGTTGAGGTCTGCACCGTGCGCCCTGAACTCGACTATGTCAACTTTGCCCCTCGCACATTCCGATCCGATATGAGACTCTGGGTTGGCAAGCCTGAGTGGAACAAGATTGTTGAGATTTTTACT CAAACATTTAGCCTCATGCTTTTCCCCAACGTCCTCTGGGCCCTTTGCCTTAACGGTCTTACTCTTGGTGTTAACATTGCCATTGGAACGACCTATGGCTCTATTGTCACCGCCCCTCCTTACAACTGGCCCCAATCATCTGCCAGCTATGTCAACGCCGGTCAAATCGTCACCTCGCTCGTCGCACTTCCTTGCTTCGGTTTCGGCTCggacaagctcatcaagtgGTTCGCGAACCGACGCAATGGTATCCATGAGCCTGAGATTCGTCTGATTCCTCTTGCTTTCCCCATTGTCGTTGGTGTCTTTACTGCCGTCTTGTACGGACTTGGTGCCACCTATCCTGAGAAGTACCATTGGTTCACCTATGTCTGGGCAGTCGCTGC GTACTACTTCACATTTGTCGGCGCCAACATTGTCGCTATCACTTATCTCCTGGACAGTTATCCTCAGCGAGCTGGTCCCCTCCTGGTCATTATCTGCGCCGTTCGTGGTATCATGTCATTCGGCGTCAGCTACGGAATCACTCCCTTCATTGAGCAAAACGGTTACGATGGTGCTTTCGGTGTCTTTGGTGGCTTGACTGGCGCTTTTGGTGTCCTTggcatcttcgtcttcatcttcggtaAGAAGATCCGAAAGATTACTGGAAGGTACTGCGTGGACAAGGATAAGGCTGAGTAA
- a CDS encoding related to cocaine esterase, whose protein sequence is MPPPVQVAYKPLNKPEVGDNGYVEPTPGKSEVLKKGSRPFDARPLDSDVRIDHDVEIVVRDGCRLYVDIYRPTGSEKVPVIISWSPYGKKYSAIDMIFNVCTWACCLTKDDVSGLEKFEGLDPAWWVNQGYAIAHVDARGAGNSDGDACCMGAQEAEDAHDVIENPPSLKAIAPWEGSGDIFREQFCRGGWFTMSNFDLITTLVIKGQHGVEDFAEMYRRSPQANAYWNDKRVDFSKINIPVFITGSDLSQIHTMGAVRGWMELASDKKWIKWCGHQEWFELYSVKESYPELKKYFDKYLKGIDNDWEETPRVRWTTLQFDEGKVKSNIELPDFPVPDTDYRSFYLGDNDALLDSAPSSGIKTYNSEDRWSIAKFRYTFDKHTRIIGMPKAELYMSCDDLDDMVVFVQVRKLDKNGKELSHLQFPIEKTPVESVDAMDEKDRSSLTLHNGAMGILRASQRKIDEKRSIHPQFPFHPHDEVQKIPKGEVVKLDIGIWCMGVDYEEGQTLQVDILGQYPGFTEVAAFSKPRPDSEKNKGQHKIHYGGDHPSKVIIPIVNV, encoded by the exons ATGCCGCCTCCTGTTCAGGTTGCCTACAAGCCTCTCAACAAGCCTGAGGTTGGCGACAATGGCTATGTTGAACCCACTCCAGGAAAGTCTGAAGTGCTGAAGAAGGGCTCCAGACCCTTCGACGCGAGACCTCTTGACTCTGATGTCCGCATTGATCACGATGTTGAAATTGTTGTCCGTGATGGCTGCCGCCTCTACGTCGATATTTATCGCCCGACGGGTTCTGAAAAGGTTCCTGTCATAATCTCCTGGTCTCCTTATGGCAAGAAGTACTCGGCCATTGACATGATCTTCAATGTGTGCACATGGGCCTGCTGTCTGACAAAAGACGACGTCAGTGGACTGGAGAAGTTCGAAGGTCTTGACCCTGCTTGGTGGGTAAACCAGGGCTATGCAATTGCGCATGTTGATGCCCGCGGAGCCGGTAATAGCGACGGCGACGCGTGCTGTATGGGTGCACAAGAAGCCGAGGACGCTCACGATGTCATCGAG AACCCCCCTTCGTTAAAGGCAATTGCGCCTTGGGAGGGATCCGGAGATATCTTCCGCGAGCAGTTCTGCCGAGGAGGCTGGTTCACTATGAGCAACTTCGATCTTATCACTACTCTTGTTATCAAAGGTCAGCATGGCGTTGAGGACTTTGCAGAAATGTATCGCAGAAGCCCTCAGGCTAATGCTTATTGGAACGATAAGCGTGTGGATTtctccaagatcaacattcCGGTTTTTATCACAGGCTCTGATCTCAGCCAGATTCACACCATGGGTGCTGTGCGAGGCTGGATGGAGCTGGCAAGTGACAAGAAATGGATCAAGTGGTGTGGACATCAGGAGTGGTTTGAGCTTTACTCGGTGAAGGAAAGCTACCCCGAGCTTAAG AAATACTTCGACAAGTACCTCAAGGGTATCGACAACGACTGGGAAGAGACACCCCGAGTGCGCTGGACAACTCTCCAGTTTGACGAAGGAAAGGTCAAGAGCAACATTGAGCTTCCTGACTTCCCTGTCCCCGATACTGACTATCGCTCATTCTACCTGGGAGACAACGATGCACTTCTAGATAGTGCACCATCTTCAGGTATCAAGACCTACAACTCTGAAGATCGCTGGTCCATCGCAAAGTTCCGATACACTTTCGACAAGCACACAAGAATCATCGGAATGCCCAAAGCAGAGCTCTACATGAGCTGTGACGATTTAGACGACATGGTTGTCTTCGTGCAAGTTCGCAAGCTGGACAAGAACGGCAAGGAGTTGAGCCACTTGCAGTTCCCCATTGAGAAGACTCCCGTGGAGTCTGTTGATGCAATGGACGAGAAGGATCGTTCGAGTCTGACATTACACAATGGCGCTATGGGTATTCTGCGAGCATCGCAACGGAAGATCGATGAGAAGCGATCGATACACCCTCAGTTCCCCTTCCACCCTCACGATGAGGTGCAAAAGATTCCCAAGGGTGAAGTGGTCAAGCTCGACATTGGTATCTGGTGTATGGGAGTGGACTACGAGGAGGGCCAGACCCTTCAGGTGGATATCTTGGGACAGTACCCTGGTTTCACTGAAGTTGCTGCTTTCTCCAAGCCAAGGCCAGATagtgagaagaacaagggaCAACACAAGATTCATTATGGCGGAGATCATCCTAGCAAGGTTATCATTCCAATTGTAAACGTTTAA
- a CDS encoding related to ThiJ/PfpI family protein codes for MPPPTKYAVALFPGFQALDVFGPLDVLNFTSKRQPLQLSLLHTDLNPVSTLEDDSPGRIGQSVVPTHTYDNAPEDIEVLLVPGGRGSRNPENVKRVREFVKERYPKLKFLLTVCTGSAIVAQSGLLDGKEATSNKRSFDWVETQGPNVKWVRKARWVVDGNIWTSSGISAGIDMIYAFIAEQYGQEIADDTADGSEYVRNTDPKSDPFAV; via the exons ATGCCTCCTCCTACCAAGTATGCCGTCGCATTGTTTCCAGGGTTCCAAGCCCTGGATGTGTTTGGGCCTTTGGACGTCCTAAATTTCACGTCCAAGCGACAACCTCTCCAACTCTCGCTCCTACATACGGATCTCAATCCTGTGTCTACGTTAGAAGATGACTCGCCCGGCCGTATCGGACAAAGTGTTGTCCCAACTCATACTTATGATAATGCGCCGGAAGATATTGAAGTTCTGCTCGTACCTGGCGGGAGAGGCTCACGGAATCCAGAAAATGTGAAAAGAGTCCGGGAATTTGTCAAGGAGAGGTACCCTAAACTCAAGTTCCTTCTGACAGTCTGCACTGGCAGTGCCATCGTAGCCCAGTCGGGTCTGCTCGATGGAAAGGAAGCAACTTCGAATAAGAGATCCTTTGACTGG GTTGAGACGCAAGGACCTAATGTCAAGTGGGTACGAAAGGCAAGATGGGTGGTCGATGGCAATATTTGGACATCATCTGGTATCTCAGCTGGTATTGACATGATCTACGCTTTCATTGCGGAGCAGTATGGACAGGAGATCGCAGATGATACTGCGGACGGCTCTGAGTATGTCCGCAACACCGATCCAAAATCGGACCCGTTTGCCGTCTAG
- a CDS encoding related to major facilitator MirA: MSSTVDSDMKGLHQVHDDPHDDLERDTESPVNDVVDANFQRGVQNIEAVTLSWSRTALMVAFVIIWLVYFVQGLVSGISSALIPYVTSAFAMHSLTPTTSVLSSVIGGVTNLSIAKTLDIFGRPQGFLFCATLATLGLIMSAACNNVEAYAASQVFYTVGINGVGYSLSVFIADTTSLRHRGLIQSICGSPSIITAWLGGPISTAFLNGAGWRWAFGMESILVPGVTIPLFGLFMYHYLRAKKQGILPKRETQSISYYIREFDVVGLLSLSAGVALFLLPFNLYALQAKGFGSTMIICFFVFGILLLIFFGIWERFFAKVSFIPWRFLQDRTVAGACLLSFTLFFSYMCWGMYFSSILQVVNNLSVTHASYVVSTYTVGGFLFAMFVGMAMSYTGNFKAVTLYVALPLSILGSGLMIYFRHPDQSIGYIAMSQIFIAFGSGAIMITAEIAILAAVQEQQYFAVSIALVSMCASIGSAVGLTVSSAIWQDILPRKLAEYLPEEDLPNLPMIAMDLVTQLSYPVGSPTRLAIQHAYGDAHKYLFIAGTAVWSLGILGVVMWKNINIINIKQTKGRVV, encoded by the coding sequence ATGTCCTCCACGGTCGATTCCGATATGAAAGGGCTACACCAAGTCCACGACGATCCCCACGATGACCTTGAAAGAGACACAGAAAGTCCCGTCAATGACGTGGTAGACGCCAACTTCCAACGTGGTGTACAGAACATCGAGGCCGTCACCCTCTCATGGTCCAGAACCGCGCTGATGGTCgccttcgtcatcatctgGCTCGTCTACTTCGTCCAAGGTCTTGTCTCAGGTATCAGCAGCGCTTTGATCCCATATGTTACATCCGCCTTTGCAATGCACTCTCTCACGCCGACTACCAGCGTTCTGAGCTCTGTCATTGGAGGTGTCACCAATCTGAGTATCGCAAAGACtctcgacatcttcggcCGACCTCAaggcttcttgttctgcgCTACTCTTGCAACTCTTGGACTTATCATGTCGGCCGCCTGCAACAATGTTGAAGCGTATGCTGCGTCTCAGGTCTTCTACACTGTCGGCATCAATGGAGTTGGCTACAGTCTTAGCGTCTTTATTGCTGATACTACCTCTCTTCGGCATCGAGGTCTTATCCAGTCCATTTGTGGCTCTCCCAGTATCATTACCGCCTGGCTGGGTGGCCCAATCTCTACGGCATTCTTGAACGGCGCGGGTTGGAGATGGGCCTTCGGCATGGAGAGTATCCTTGTTCCAGGTGTCACCATTCCCCTGTTCGGTCTTTTCATGTATCATTACCTGAGAGCCAAGAAGCAAGGCATCCTCCCAAAACGAGAGACACAAAGCATTTCTTACTACATTCGCGAGTTTGACGTTGTCggtcttctcagcctctctGCCGGAGTTGCTCTTTTCCTCCTACCATTCAATCTCTACGCTTTGCAGGCTAAAGGATTTGGCTCAACAATGATCATTTGCTTCTTTGTTTTCGGAATCCTCCTTCTAATCTTCTTCGGCATCTGGGAAAGGTTCTTCGCCAAAGTTTCCTTTATCCCTTGGAGATTCCTCCAGGATCGGACAGTCGCTGGTGCTTGTCTGCTCTCAttcactctcttcttcagttaCATGTGTTGGGGCATGTACTTCAGCTCCATCCTTCAGGTCGTTAACAACCTCAGTGTCACACATGCTAGCTATGTGGTATCGACATATACCGTTGGTGGCTTCCTTTTCGCCATGTTTGTCGGCATGGCGATGTCTTACACTGGGAACTTCAAGGCTGTCACACTCTACGTGGCACTTCCCCTATCTATACTTGGATCTGGCCTCATGATCTATTTCCGGCACCCTGACCAGAGTATTGGCTACATTGCCATGTCTCAAATATTCATCGCCTTTGGGAGCGGCGCCATCATGATTACTGCCGAGATCGCCATTCTTGCTGCTGTCCAAGAACAGCAGTATTTTGCCGTGTCTATCGCGCTGGTCTCCATGTGTGCCAGCATTGGATCGGCCGTTGGATTGACTGTGTCATCTGCTATCTGGCAGGATATTCTTCCCAGAAAGCTTGCAGAGTATCTCCCTGAAGAGGATCTCCCCAATCTACCCATGATTGCGATGGACCTTGTAACCCAACTATCGTACCCCGTTGGGTCACCGACTCGGCTGGCAATTCAACATGCTTATGGCGATGCACACAAATACTTGTTCATTGCTGGCACCGCCGTCTGGTCCCTTGGAATTCTCGGGGTCGTCATGTGgaagaacatcaacatcatcaacattaAGCAGACCAAGGGTCGGGTCGTCTAA
- a CDS encoding related to nonribosomal peptide synthetase MxcG, translating to MVGTDSLYGRRLIPQILDRLAAADPERLVYSIASLSDGTPKFKHITARVFARAVDKTAWWLHNHLNEMNGAPNGDPAKEHAVTQKIQALGYIGPHDIRHVLLTYGAVKAGCAALFLSPKNNITGALAVLNASDCSIWVKPREQAMLPLVEGILQEKYMRVLELPSVDELLHAESTEPFVFDKAFESAINEPFCILHTSGTTGVPKPILWTHGLIGTMDAVRLLPPIEGDGGLAPWTDNWNEGDRIYSSFPMSHGAGVIMDILMPSLFNLHCILGPSGVLPNLGLIESLTGHIDIWSMVPSLVDELGENPEVLAKFKSAKFICASGGPVSPVIVSKVNEVVRVLNLTGTTEGLFIGNLWVRREDWHWFAFHPYSGFEFKEVQPGVYEHWVHRNEHWALFQGIFYTFPDQNSVNLKDLYIRHPINPNLWAFSGRSDDVVVLSNGYKISPLDTEALVTTHPAVEGCLMIGTGKPQAGLLIELKDHSDKNNELFDSIWAIVERANNSTFQKTRLQREYIAFSESDKPFIRTDKQTIKRRATLDLYADFIDRFYISRDEEAEDEDFDAFSIDTTSIDTVRESISHVMQSVLPEVDDFPADEDVFDLGLDSLLVFRVIRIIRAVTGLEEKLAPRHLYAHPTIDEFSVQLLKILEEEKSKKIVVESLSDTETSRTAETPCSNIESENMKKIIADRKRRLGSKMNPFDAVNPNHYMGLNFYFALRPGVSFEEAFAKLQAGLIRAFEIIPELDGKMMLASEHEFGYKKGEYRITIPPHPLPASSKPRQLVYKDLSQVLPSFGKMRQAGFSPSLFSDELVLDCPPFPPMPADILVAQANFVEGGCILATNFIHTCLDAVGVMVAIRVWAECCRYLDGDETATCEWFGPESFNHDLPEILWEKEGYAKPVHEVDPGTWGFLPFTPEVGVDVRNRTGSHDETMAAEKSHARQNTLPPPLAFQGSSVWPAAPSERSLSTTVFLLSGESIHRLKQEALANPQAKSVSTSVIDIVQAFFWRASIRSRYRVAKEIRNQTFQRDELSILEMPIDGRPYFSSLLPSSYMGSLLVMNRPVMPIETLCSPETNISQIACVIREAAARITPSLVHDTFTLLRSMTDYSKPATANMGLEHMNAMISNMMLFQTSDISFGDGFFEGGSPETMRPQIERGHRRFRFLVISPMRKDGGVELVLGTFPEELNMLMSDQEFTKYAVLLDHKRA from the exons ATGGTTGGCACTGATTCCTTGTATGGGAGGAGACTTATTCCCCAGATACTTGATCGCCTGGCGGCGGCGGATCCAGAACGTCTTGTCTACTCCATTGCCAGCCTTTCTGACGGTACCCCAAAGTTTAAGCATATAACTGCACGGGTCTTTGCACGGGCCGTTGACAAAACAGCATGGTGGCTCCATAACCATCTCAATGAAATGAATGGAGCCCCCAACGGCGATCCGGCAAAGGAGCATGCTGTAACACAGAAGATCCAAGCTTTGGGTTACATCGGACCTC ATGACATTCGGCATGTGCTCTTGACCTATGGTGCTGTCAAGGCCGGCTGTGCT GCTCTCTTCCTTTcacccaagaacaacatcactGGTGCGTTAGCTGTTCTCAATGCTTCTGATTGCAGTATCTGGGTGAAGCCCCGAGAGCAAGCAATGCTCCCCCTAGTGGAAGGGATTTTACAGGAGAAGTATATGAGAGTTCTCGAGCTCCCAAGTGTAGATGAGCTTCTGCACGCCGAGTCAACGGAGCCATTCGTGTTTGATAAGGCTTTTGAGAGTGCCATCAACGAGCCATTTTGCATACTGCACACTTCGGGAACTACTGGCGTGCCAAAGCCGATTCTATGGACGCACGGCTTGATCGGTACCATGGATGCCGTGAGACTGCTGCCTCCTATCGAAGGTGATGGTGGGTTGGCTCCTTGGACGGACAATTGGAACGAAGGTGATAGGATCTACTCCTCCTTTCCTATGAGCCAT GGAGCCGGTGTAATTATGGATATACTTATGCCTTCCTTGTTCAATCTTCATTGTATTCTTGGGCCTTCGGGCGTCTTACCCAATCTCGGACTTATCGAGTCACTCACTGGTCATATCGACATATGGAGTATGGTACCTTCACTTGTGGACGAATTAGGCGAGAACCCAGAAGTGTTGGCCAAATTCAAGTCAGCAAAGTTCATTTGTGCTTCTGGCG GCCCCGTCAGCCCCGTCATTGTCTCCAAGGTCAATGAAGTAGTCAGGGTACTCAACCTCACAGGCACAACGGAAGGTCTCTTCATCGGTAATCTTTGGGTTCGGAGAGAAGACTGGCACTGGTTTGCTTTCCATCCATACTCAGGGTTTGAGTTCAAGGAGGTCCAGCCTGGCGTATACGAACACTGGGTGCACCGAAACGAGCATTGGGCTCTATTCCAGGGGATATTCTATACCTTCCCTGACCAGAATTCAGTCAATCTCAAGGATCTGTACATCAGACACCCGATAAATCCAAATCTCTGGGCCTTCAGTGGTAGAAGTGACGATGTCGTCGTCCTTTCCAACGGTTACAAGATCTCTCCCTTGGACACAGAGGCTTTGGTCACGACGCATCCTGCAGTCGAAGGTTGCCTTATGATCGGCACTGGGAAGCCTCAAGCAGGTCTTTTGATTGAGCTCAAGGACCACAGTGATAAGAACAACGAGTTGTTCGACAGCATCTGGGCTATCGTTGAGAGGGCAAACAACTCCACTTTCCAGAAGACTCGACTGCAAAGAGAGTATATAGCCTTCTCGGAGTCAGACAAGCCCTTCATCCGGACAGACAAACAGACCATCAAACGCCGCGCCACTCTAGATCTATATGCAGACTTCATCGATCGCTTCTACATCTCTAGAGATGAGGAagccgaggatgaagattTTGACGCATTTTCGATTGACACTACGTCGATTGACACCGTGAGAGAATCGATTTCTCATGTTATGCAGTCTGTTTTGCCAGAGGTTGACGATTTCCCAGCCGATGAGGACGTCTTTGACCTCGGCTTGGACTCTCTTCTCGTTTTTCGAGTCATTAGAATTATTCGTGCTGTTACAGGGCTTGAGGAAAAGCTTGCTCCCCGCCATTTGTATGCCCACCCAACGATAGACGAATTTTCtgtccagcttctcaagatattggaggaagaaaagtcCAAGAAAATTGTGGTGGAATCATTGAGCGATACGGAAACAAGCAGAACGGCAGAAACACCATGTTCAAACATCGAGTCTGAAAATATGAAGAAGATTATAGCTGATCGCAAGCGACGCCTGGGATCCAAGATGAACCCGTTCGATGCTGTCAACCCCAATCACTACATGGGTCTCAACTTCTACTTCGCTCTTCGGCCAGGCGTCAGCTTCGAAGAAGCCTTTGCTAAGCTACAAGCTGGACTCATACGCGCATTTGAGATCATTCCCGAGCTTGACGGGAAAATGATGCTTGCCTCTGAGCATGAGTTTGGGTACAAGAAAGGCGAATATCGCATTACGATTCCTCCTCACCCGTtaccagcttcttcaaagccGAGGCAACTGGTGTACAAAGATCTTTCTCAGGTCCTTCCGTCGTTCGGGAAAATGCGTCAAGCGGGcttctcgccatccttgTTCAGCGATGAGCTTGTCTTGGATTGCCCACCTTTCCCTCCAATGCCAGCAGATATACTTGTCGCACAAGCCAATTTCGTTGAAGGGGGGTGTATTCTGGCCACCAACTTCATTCACACCTGTCTTGATGCTGTTGGCGTCATGGTGGCAATCAGAGTATGGGCCGAGTGCTGTCGGTatcttgatggcgatgagacggCTACGTGTGAGTGGTTCGGCCCTGAAAGCTTCAATCATGATCTTCCTGAAATTCTTTGGGAGAAGGAAGGATATGCGAAACCGGTTCATGAGGTCGATCCTGGCACTTGGGGCTTTCTTCCATTCACGCCCGAGGTTGGCGTTGACGTGCGCAATAGGACAGGGTCTCACGACGAGACCATGGCTGCTGAGAAGTCTCATGCTAGGCAGAATACTCTCCCTCCCCCCCTTGCGTTCCAAGGAAGCTCAGTATGGCCCGCTGCTCCAAGCGAACGATCGCTTAGCACTACAGTCTTCCTTCTTTCGGGGGAGAGCATCCACAGACTCAAGCAAGAAGCTTTGGCGAATCCTCAGGCCAAGAGTGTCTCTACGTCAGTGATTGATATTGTGCAAGCGTTCTTCTGGCGTGCATCGATCAGATCTAGGTACAGGGTGGCTAAAGAGATCAGGAACCAGACGTTTCAGCGTGACGAGCTGTCAATTCTCGAAATGCCAATTGATGGTCGGCCTTACTTCTCGTCACTGTTGCCGTCGTCCTACATGGGCAGTTTGCTCGTGATGAATCGCCCAGTCATGCCTATCGAAACACTCTGCTCTCCTGAAACAAACATCTCACAGATTGCGTGCGTGATCCGAGAGGCAGCTGCACGAATCACACCGTCACTAGTCCACGACACATTTACTCTACTGCGCTCCATGACAGACTATAGCAAACCTGCAACAGCAAACATGGGTCTTGAGCACATGAACGCCATGATCTCCAACATGATGCTGTTTCAGACAAGCGACATCTCGTTTGGTGATGGATTCTTTGAGGGGGGTAGCCCGGAAACGATGCGGCCACAGATCGAACGTGGTCATAGACGTTTCCGCTTCTTGGTCATCTCTCCGATGCGAAAGGATGGTGGCGTGGAGCTCGTGCTCGGAACTTTTCCGGAGGAATTAAACATGCTCATGAGTGATCAAGAGTTCACCAAGTACGCAGTCTTGTTGGATCATAAGCGAGCTTGA